A window of the Gemmatirosa kalamazoonensis genome harbors these coding sequences:
- a CDS encoding DUF6328 family protein produces the protein MTGRAPGLDVERLSLDTAASHLLEECRTIVPGVQAVFGFQLVAVFSQGFDRHLSAGEQRLHLGALALVVVAMALVMAPAALHRQAEPRTVSGRFLRVASRMLLLSLAPLALGICLDVYLVARVILGASGWAAALATALCAALGTFWYALPRHLRRRWAILEHGGEP, from the coding sequence GTGACCGGTCGCGCGCCCGGCCTCGACGTCGAGCGGCTGTCGCTCGACACGGCGGCGTCGCACCTGCTCGAGGAGTGCCGCACGATCGTGCCCGGCGTGCAGGCGGTGTTCGGCTTCCAGCTCGTCGCCGTCTTCAGCCAGGGCTTCGATCGCCATCTCTCCGCGGGTGAGCAGCGGCTGCACCTCGGCGCGCTCGCGCTCGTCGTGGTCGCGATGGCGCTCGTCATGGCGCCGGCGGCGCTGCACCGGCAGGCGGAGCCGCGCACGGTGTCCGGCCGCTTCCTGCGCGTGGCGTCGCGGATGCTGCTCCTCAGCCTCGCGCCGCTCGCCCTCGGCATCTGCCTCGACGTGTACCTCGTGGCGCGCGTGATCCTCGGCGCGAGCGGGTGGGCGGCGGCGCTCGCCACGGCGCTGTGCGCGGCGTTAGGCACCTTCTGGTACGCGCTGCCGCGCCACCTCCGGCGCCGCTGGGCGATCCTCGAGCACGGGGGGGAACCGTGA
- a CDS encoding succinylglutamate desuccinylase/aspartoacylase domain-containing protein — MLRLLSTAALVALAASTAAAQDTFTVGTATAARGAIAYGTLVVPPGPDSGLRIPVVVVHGAHPGRVVAFVAGSHGTEYTSIVAMQRLAPRIDAARLAGTVVVVPLINVASIEGMTPHLNPVDRKSMNGNYPGDTAGTQTQRALAAVARAVVDPADVVVDLHGGDLDEDLRPYSYWFRGGNAAQDSAGRALALAFGLDHVIVTDVDPASPTAGRSLSGYALTKGKTVLVAEAGRSGVVAPADLAALVDGSLNVLGALGMLPRAVRPVAHPVWLGGNASARLAADSGGMFFAAVARDTRVRKGDVVGRTTDYHGRPTGEVRAPIDGVVTFVRGVPSMWPRATLVNVAPVLASPAPWARPTP, encoded by the coding sequence ATGCTCCGCCTCCTCTCCACCGCCGCCCTCGTCGCCCTGGCGGCGTCGACCGCTGCCGCGCAGGACACGTTCACCGTCGGCACGGCGACCGCCGCGCGCGGCGCGATCGCCTACGGCACCCTCGTCGTGCCGCCGGGCCCCGACTCGGGGCTTCGGATTCCCGTCGTCGTCGTGCACGGCGCGCACCCGGGCAGGGTCGTCGCGTTCGTCGCCGGCAGCCATGGCACCGAGTACACGTCGATCGTCGCCATGCAGCGCCTGGCGCCGCGCATCGACGCGGCGCGGCTCGCCGGCACGGTCGTCGTCGTGCCGCTCATCAACGTCGCGTCGATCGAGGGGATGACGCCGCACCTCAATCCGGTCGACCGCAAGAGCATGAACGGCAACTACCCCGGCGACACGGCGGGCACGCAGACGCAGCGCGCGCTCGCCGCGGTCGCGCGCGCCGTCGTCGATCCGGCCGACGTCGTCGTGGACCTGCACGGCGGGGATCTCGACGAGGATCTCCGCCCGTACAGCTACTGGTTCCGCGGCGGGAACGCGGCGCAGGACTCGGCGGGTCGCGCGCTCGCGCTCGCGTTCGGGCTCGACCACGTCATCGTCACCGACGTCGACCCCGCGTCGCCCACCGCCGGCCGGTCGCTGTCCGGCTACGCGCTCACGAAGGGGAAGACGGTGCTCGTCGCCGAAGCGGGACGCTCGGGCGTCGTGGCGCCGGCCGACCTCGCGGCGCTCGTGGACGGATCGCTGAACGTGCTCGGCGCGTTAGGCATGCTGCCGCGCGCGGTGCGTCCCGTCGCGCATCCGGTGTGGCTCGGCGGCAACGCGAGCGCGCGCCTCGCGGCCGACTCGGGCGGGATGTTCTTCGCGGCCGTGGCGCGCGACACGCGCGTGCGGAAGGGCGACGTCGTCGGCCGCACGACGGACTACCACGGGCGGCCCACCGGCGAGGTGCGCGCGCCGATCGACGGCGTGGTGACGTTCGTGCGCGGCGTGCCGTCGATGTGGCCGCGCGCCACGCTCGTGAACGTGGCGCCGGTGCTCGCGTCGCCCGCCCCGTGGGCGCGGCCCACGCCGTGA
- a CDS encoding alpha-L-fucosidase, translating to MNRRDFVRATAASLAAGCARPRPTDAAGRPTPSPAQLAWQRDELAMFLHFGVNTFTDREWGDGTEDPAIFAPSRLDARAWARAARDAGFRAMILTAKHHDGFCLWPSATTQHTVARSPWRGGAGDVVREFTDACRAEGLRAGLYLSPWDRNNPAYGDSPRYNDLYCDQLTELLTRYGPVSEVWFDGANGEGPNGKKQVYDWPRFWGLVKRLQPQAVIFSDAGPDVRWCGNERGTAGDPNWSTVDPAVVPYPGADGPGIIAALQHGDPAGPVWRPAEVDVSIRPGWFNHPAEDARVRDVENLLGLYATSVGRNGKLLLNVPPTRDGVLHPTDVARLTEFRVRRDALFAEDLAAGARSTWRATGPRSAEVQLDLRRAATVSIARLGESIEQGQRVARYTLSGADEGGAWRELSRGTTIGYAKLDRFAPARVQRVRLTVDDAVAAPVPVAVRLFA from the coding sequence GTGAATCGCCGCGACTTCGTGCGGGCCACTGCCGCGTCGCTCGCCGCGGGTTGCGCGCGGCCGCGCCCGACCGACGCGGCCGGACGTCCGACGCCGTCGCCCGCGCAGCTCGCGTGGCAGCGCGACGAGCTGGCGATGTTCCTCCACTTCGGCGTGAACACGTTCACCGACCGCGAGTGGGGCGACGGCACGGAGGACCCGGCGATCTTCGCCCCGTCGCGGCTCGACGCCCGCGCGTGGGCGCGCGCCGCGCGCGACGCGGGCTTCCGCGCGATGATCCTCACCGCGAAGCACCACGACGGCTTCTGCCTGTGGCCGAGCGCCACGACGCAGCACACCGTGGCGCGGAGCCCGTGGCGCGGCGGCGCGGGCGACGTGGTGCGCGAGTTCACCGACGCGTGCCGCGCCGAGGGGCTGCGTGCCGGGCTCTATCTCTCGCCGTGGGACCGCAACAACCCCGCGTACGGCGACTCGCCGCGCTACAACGACCTGTACTGCGACCAGCTCACCGAGCTGCTCACGCGCTACGGCCCCGTCTCCGAGGTCTGGTTCGACGGCGCGAACGGCGAGGGGCCTAACGGGAAGAAGCAGGTCTACGACTGGCCTCGCTTCTGGGGACTCGTGAAGCGCCTGCAGCCCCAGGCCGTGATCTTCTCCGACGCGGGCCCCGACGTGCGCTGGTGCGGCAACGAGCGCGGCACCGCGGGCGACCCGAACTGGTCGACCGTGGATCCCGCCGTGGTCCCCTACCCCGGCGCCGACGGCCCCGGCATCATCGCCGCGCTGCAGCACGGCGACCCAGCAGGCCCGGTCTGGCGTCCCGCGGAGGTGGACGTCTCGATCCGCCCCGGCTGGTTCAACCATCCGGCCGAGGACGCGCGCGTGCGCGACGTCGAGAATCTGTTGGGCCTCTACGCCACGTCGGTGGGACGCAACGGCAAGCTGCTGCTGAACGTGCCGCCGACGCGCGACGGCGTGCTGCACCCGACCGACGTCGCGCGCCTGACGGAGTTCCGCGTGCGACGTGACGCGCTGTTCGCCGAGGACCTCGCCGCGGGTGCACGGTCGACATGGCGCGCCACGGGTCCGCGGTCGGCCGAGGTGCAGCTCGACCTGCGCCGCGCCGCGACGGTATCGATCGCGCGGCTCGGCGAATCGATCGAGCAGGGACAGCGCGTGGCGCGCTACACGCTCTCCGGCGCGGACGAGGGCGGCGCGTGGCGCGAGCTGTCGCGCGGCACGACGATCGGGTACGCGAAGCTCGACCGGTTCGCGCCGGCGCGGGTGCAGCGCGTGCGGCTCACGGTCGACGACGCCGTCGCCGCGCCGGTGCCGGTCGCAGTGCGGCTCTTCGCGTGA
- a CDS encoding DUF3574 domain-containing protein — MRRAWAIGIVILSLTACAGHTRPAGLKRAHVERLYFGRNIGDTATVSDSAWTRFVHEVITTNFPEGATIWDAAGQWRDPSGATVRERSFVVELVHLVTPDVESRVTRVMDEYKRRFAQQSVLRLVAEAWASF; from the coding sequence GTGCGACGCGCGTGGGCGATCGGCATCGTCATCCTGTCGCTCACCGCGTGCGCGGGCCACACGCGCCCCGCGGGGCTCAAGCGCGCGCACGTCGAGCGGTTGTACTTCGGCCGCAACATCGGCGACACGGCGACGGTGAGCGACTCGGCGTGGACCCGATTCGTGCACGAGGTGATCACGACGAACTTCCCCGAGGGCGCGACGATCTGGGACGCTGCGGGACAGTGGCGCGACCCGAGCGGCGCGACGGTGCGCGAGCGGAGCTTCGTCGTGGAGCTCGTGCACCTCGTGACCCCCGACGTGGAGTCGCGCGTGACGCGCGTGATGGACGAGTACAAGCGCCGCTTCGCGCAGCAGTCGGTGCTGCGGCTCGTCGCGGAGGCCTGGGCGAGCTTCTGA
- a CDS encoding Gfo/Idh/MocA family protein: protein MDANGSGSAIDRRDFVRTTAAAGLGALGAMGAPGLLLGGSPGEKVVVAVIGVNGRGTVHAQNFSTLPNSEVAYVCDVDAGVVAKGLAAAKAQATPPKVVGDFRRVLDDRRVDAISIAAPDHWHAPMTLLALDAGKHVYVEKPSGHDPREDELLIAAAARTKSLVQLGTQRRSGPHFFDALAALRDGLIGMPYLARTWYANTRGGIGKGKVAAPPSGLNWELWQGPAPRTAYRDNVVHYNWHWFTRWGTGEICNNGTHEMDVARWLLGVDYPTSVVSSGTRWHFDDDWEFPDTQEATYEFAGGRSIVWHGQSCNGLPMYGRARGTAILGTAGSLVIDQDGYVFADPKDKVLRQSSAGPKGDALNVTGDDALTRVHMRNFLDAIRTGAKLNAPIADGAKTGLLCHLGTIAQQTGRKLRIDPNTGRILGDDDAMTRWSREYAPGWAPAV, encoded by the coding sequence GTGGACGCGAATGGCAGCGGGAGTGCGATCGATCGACGCGACTTCGTCCGGACGACGGCCGCCGCGGGGCTCGGCGCGCTCGGCGCGATGGGCGCCCCCGGCCTGCTGTTAGGCGGCTCCCCCGGCGAGAAGGTCGTCGTCGCGGTGATCGGCGTGAACGGCCGCGGCACCGTGCACGCGCAGAACTTCTCCACGCTCCCGAACTCCGAGGTCGCCTACGTGTGCGACGTCGACGCGGGCGTCGTCGCGAAGGGGCTCGCCGCGGCGAAGGCCCAGGCGACGCCGCCGAAGGTCGTGGGCGACTTCCGGCGCGTGCTCGACGACCGGCGCGTCGACGCGATCTCCATCGCCGCGCCCGACCACTGGCACGCGCCGATGACGCTCCTCGCGCTCGATGCGGGCAAGCACGTGTACGTGGAGAAGCCGAGCGGCCACGATCCGCGCGAGGACGAGCTGCTGATCGCCGCCGCCGCGCGCACGAAGTCGCTCGTGCAGTTAGGCACCCAGCGCCGCTCCGGCCCGCACTTCTTCGACGCGCTGGCCGCGCTGCGCGACGGATTGATCGGCATGCCGTACCTCGCGCGCACCTGGTACGCGAACACGCGCGGCGGCATCGGCAAGGGCAAGGTGGCGGCGCCGCCGTCGGGGCTGAACTGGGAGCTGTGGCAGGGCCCCGCGCCGCGCACGGCGTACCGCGACAACGTCGTGCACTACAACTGGCACTGGTTCACGCGCTGGGGCACGGGCGAGATCTGCAACAACGGCACGCACGAGATGGACGTCGCGCGCTGGCTGCTCGGCGTCGACTATCCGACGTCGGTGGTGTCGAGCGGCACGCGCTGGCACTTCGACGACGACTGGGAGTTCCCCGACACGCAGGAGGCGACGTACGAGTTCGCGGGGGGCAGGTCGATCGTCTGGCACGGGCAGAGCTGCAACGGGCTGCCGATGTACGGCCGCGCGCGCGGCACCGCGATCCTCGGCACCGCGGGCAGCCTCGTGATCGACCAGGACGGCTACGTGTTCGCCGATCCGAAGGACAAGGTGCTGCGGCAGTCGTCCGCGGGACCGAAGGGCGACGCGCTGAACGTCACCGGCGACGACGCGCTCACGCGGGTGCACATGCGCAACTTCCTCGACGCGATCCGCACCGGCGCGAAGCTCAACGCGCCGATCGCCGACGGTGCGAAGACGGGACTGCTCTGCCACCTCGGAACCATCGCGCAGCAGACCGGCCGCAAGCTGCGCATCGACCCGAACACGGGACGCATCCTCGGCGACGACGACGCGATGACCCGCTGGTCGCGCGAGTACGCGCCCGGTTGGGCGCCGGCGGTCTGA